A segment of the Vagococcus hydrophili genome:
CAAGAAAAACCAACGCGTCATAGTCGAGTGAGTTTATCTGGAACAACAACTAAACCTGAGCGATTGGATGAGGTTGTTTTTCAAAAAGAGCAACGAGTAAAGACTGAATTAGAAGAATTAAACCGTGTTTTAGGTGGCGGTGTTGTCCCTGGTTCAATGGTTTTAATCGGTGGTGATCCTGGAATTGGTAAATCAACACTATTACTACAAGTTTCTCAACAACTTAGTAAATTAGATGATAATGTTCTGTATGTGTCAGGTGAAGAAAGTGCCCAACAGATTAAAATGCGCGGGGAACGTTTAAGTGCCACAGACAATCACTTTTATGTGTACGGGGAAACGGATATGGGATTGATTAGACAAACAATTGAGCATCTGAAACCGAATTATGTGGTGATTGACTCGATTCAAACCATGATTCACCCAGAAATTACCAGTGCGGCAGGTAGTGTGAGCCAAGTTAGAGAAACAACGGCTGAGTTGATGCAAATTGCGAAAACCAATCAAATTACGATTTTTATTGTCGGGCATGTGACTAAAGAAGGTTCTTTAGCTGGTCCAAGAATGTTGGAGCACATGGTAGACACAGTTCTTTATTTTGAAGGAGAGAGACATCACACCTTTAGAATTTTAAGAGCGGTTAAAAATCGTTTTGGCTCAACGAATGAAATCGGTATCTTTGAGATGAAACAAGAAGGATTAGTTGAAGTTAGAAACCCTTCCGAAGCTTTTTTAGAAGAGCGACTAGCTGATGCGACAGGTTCTGCCATTGTTTGTTCTATGGAAGGGACGCGCCCGATTTTAGCAGAAGTTCAAGCGCTGATTACACCGTCCGTTTTTGGAAATGCCCAACGAACAGCAGCTGGTTTAGATCGCCATCGTGTTTCCTTAATCATGGCAGTCTTAGAAAAAAGAGCAGG
Coding sequences within it:
- the radA gene encoding DNA repair protein RadA; this encodes MAKKKKNEFVCQECGYVSPKYLGRCPNCGNWNSLVEEIIQEKPTRHSRVSLSGTTTKPERLDEVVFQKEQRVKTELEELNRVLGGGVVPGSMVLIGGDPGIGKSTLLLQVSQQLSKLDDNVLYVSGEESAQQIKMRGERLSATDNHFYVYGETDMGLIRQTIEHLKPNYVVIDSIQTMIHPEITSAAGSVSQVRETTAELMQIAKTNQITIFIVGHVTKEGSLAGPRMLEHMVDTVLYFEGERHHTFRILRAVKNRFGSTNEIGIFEMKQEGLVEVRNPSEAFLEERLADATGSAIVCSMEGTRPILAEVQALITPSVFGNAQRTAAGLDRHRVSLIMAVLEKRAGLMLQNQDAYLKAAGGVKLDEPAIDLAIAVSIASSYKDKGTSPYECFIGEIGLTGEVRRVNRIDQRVSEAKKLGFKKIYVPKNNLQGWKAPKGIEIIGVSTVSETLRQVFK